The Flammeovirgaceae bacterium genome contains a region encoding:
- the mnmE gene encoding tRNA uridine-5-carboxymethylaminomethyl(34) synthesis GTPase MnmE, translating into MQIQLNDTIIAPATPQGISAIAVVRLSGKNCIHLVQQVFFGKDLTTVPTHTIHFGTIRDDDRIIDEVLVSVFHEGTSYTSENAVEISCHGSPVVVKEIINLLVKKGARLAQPGEFTKRAFLHGRLDLTQAEAVADIIHAETENARQAAINQMRGGFSKEINRLRDELIHFASLIELELDFGEEDVEFAKRDELKNLILKIQYFVQSLVQSFDQGNVIKNGVPTVIAGRPNAGKSTLLNLLLNEERAIVSDIPGTTRDVIEDEMVLNGIAFRFIDTAGLRETSDTIEAIGVERTRQQMEKASLILYVIDLTDTTPQAVQQEETELKNLGIPYILIGNKLDKARPELIEKLKKNLVLISASKHTNIEALKEAILTRVHVNRVKTGDVLVTNVRHYQNLLQTKDALQRVLEGMEKGITGDFLAMDIRQALHFLGEITGAITTDDLLENIFSKFCIGK; encoded by the coding sequence CTGCAAATCCAACTGAACGATACCATCATTGCACCCGCTACACCCCAGGGCATTTCGGCCATTGCCGTGGTAAGGCTTTCAGGTAAAAATTGCATTCACCTGGTACAGCAGGTTTTTTTCGGAAAGGATCTTACCACTGTACCCACGCACACCATTCACTTTGGTACCATTCGCGATGACGACAGGATTATTGATGAAGTGCTGGTATCCGTATTCCATGAAGGCACATCCTACACCAGCGAAAATGCCGTGGAAATTTCCTGTCATGGCTCACCGGTTGTGGTAAAGGAAATCATCAACCTGCTGGTTAAGAAAGGCGCACGCCTGGCCCAGCCCGGAGAATTTACCAAACGGGCCTTCCTGCATGGCAGGCTGGACCTGACCCAGGCCGAAGCCGTGGCCGACATCATCCATGCCGAAACAGAAAATGCGCGCCAGGCCGCCATTAACCAGATGCGTGGCGGGTTTTCGAAAGAAATAAACCGGCTACGCGATGAACTAATCCATTTTGCCTCGCTCATTGAACTGGAACTTGATTTTGGCGAGGAGGATGTGGAGTTTGCCAAACGCGATGAATTGAAAAACCTGATCCTGAAAATCCAATACTTCGTTCAATCCCTCGTTCAGTCTTTTGATCAGGGCAACGTAATTAAAAACGGAGTACCAACCGTGATTGCCGGCAGGCCCAATGCGGGTAAGTCAACATTGCTGAACTTGCTGTTAAATGAAGAGCGCGCCATCGTATCGGACATACCGGGCACTACCCGCGATGTAATTGAAGATGAAATGGTGCTGAACGGCATTGCCTTCCGGTTTATCGACACGGCCGGCTTGCGCGAAACCTCCGACACCATCGAGGCCATTGGCGTGGAGCGTACCCGCCAGCAGATGGAGAAGGCTTCGCTTATTCTGTATGTTATCGATTTAACCGACACAACACCGCAGGCCGTCCAACAGGAAGAAACGGAACTTAAAAATCTCGGCATCCCCTATATCCTTATCGGGAACAAACTGGACAAAGCCCGGCCCGAACTGATTGAAAAGCTGAAAAAAAATTTAGTACTTATTTCGGCTTCGAAGCACACCAATATTGAGGCACTCAAGGAAGCCATACTCACGCGCGTTCATGTTAACCGGGTAAAAACCGGTGATGTGCTGGTAACCAATGTTCGCCATTACCAGAACCTGCTGCAAACAAAGGATGCCCTACAGCGCGTACTTGAAGGAATGGAAAAAGGAATAACCGGTGACTTTCTGGCCATGGACATCCGCCAGGCCTTGCACTTTCTGGGCGAGATTACAGGCGCCATCACCACCGATGATTTGCTGGAGAATATATTTTCAAAATTTTGTATCGGAAAGTAA
- a CDS encoding response regulator transcription factor — protein sequence MNMLKVYLADDHAVVRSGMMRLLKSFARVQHVKEVGNGRELLTLMEQHVPHVVILDIEMPVMGGMECAKYILEHFPQVKILMLTMHMEDVFVVRMLDLGVHGFLSKNSSAEELEKALYAVVDKDFYRNEMVTRVLKRLPARKQNRSDYYKLSPRELEILLLICDELSPVEISERLQISEKTYFNHRYRILEKTGAKNSVGLVKYAIDNGLYKLEVQ from the coding sequence ATGAACATGCTCAAAGTATATCTAGCTGATGATCATGCAGTAGTTCGAAGTGGTATGATGCGGCTATTAAAATCCTTTGCTAGGGTTCAACATGTGAAAGAAGTCGGTAACGGCCGTGAATTGCTAACTCTTATGGAGCAACATGTTCCACATGTTGTAATTCTAGATATTGAAATGCCAGTAATGGGCGGGATGGAGTGTGCGAAATATATTTTAGAACACTTCCCTCAAGTGAAAATCCTAATGCTGACCATGCATATGGAGGATGTTTTTGTGGTACGGATGCTGGACTTAGGTGTTCATGGTTTTTTAAGCAAAAACAGTTCGGCCGAAGAGCTTGAAAAAGCACTTTACGCTGTTGTCGATAAAGATTTTTATAGAAATGAAATGGTTACCCGCGTTCTGAAGAGGCTTCCAGCAAGGAAACAGAATAGAAGTGACTACTATAAATTAAGCCCCAGAGAACTTGAAATTCTTTTGCTTATTTGTGATGAATTATCACCGGTGGAGATTAGCGAACGTCTGCAGATTAGTGAAAAAACGTACTTTAATCACAGGTATAGAATTCTTGAAAAAACCGGTGCAAAAAATAGTGTGGGTCTGGTTAAGTATGCAATTGATAATGGCTTGTATAAACTCGAAGTGCAGTGA
- a CDS encoding IS3 family transposase: MTPGQKEHGLAHLKKQFRMSHVRACKLVGCSRTKKYYRKRMPAKDAVVKKAIEQVIGTSRKGRMKVIKLVQKNHPEWGDSKIRRVYEREGFSLHRKLRKRIKDNPANPLSIPLQANIEWAMDFMSDALDSGRTFRTLNIVDHFNRQCMGIEVDFNLPARRVIEALERAIERYGKPLSIRTDNGPEFRAKRFMNWMHNNHIQWNPIQKGKPQQNAIIERFNKTYREDVLDANVFSSLDNARQVTHKWVDDYNHKRPHQALNYQTPMAYAA, encoded by the coding sequence CTGACGCCCGGACAAAAAGAACACGGCCTGGCCCATTTGAAGAAGCAGTTTCGAATGAGCCATGTCCGGGCGTGCAAACTGGTGGGCTGTTCGCGTACTAAAAAGTATTACCGCAAGCGGATGCCGGCCAAAGATGCCGTGGTAAAAAAAGCAATCGAACAAGTCATCGGAACAAGCCGTAAGGGAAGGATGAAGGTAATCAAGCTGGTACAAAAGAATCACCCGGAATGGGGCGACAGTAAAATTCGCAGAGTATATGAGCGTGAAGGGTTTTCCCTTCACCGCAAACTGCGCAAGCGCATCAAAGACAACCCCGCCAACCCCCTTTCTATACCCCTGCAGGCCAATATCGAGTGGGCCATGGACTTTATGAGCGATGCCCTGGATAGCGGGCGTACATTCCGCACACTCAACATCGTGGACCATTTCAACCGCCAGTGTATGGGTATTGAGGTGGACTTTAACCTGCCGGCCAGAAGGGTAATAGAAGCATTGGAGCGTGCCATTGAGCGGTACGGCAAACCGCTCAGCATCCGTACCGACAACGGCCCTGAGTTCCGCGCCAAACGCTTTATGAACTGGATGCACAACAACCACATCCAGTGGAACCCGATACAGAAAGGAAAGCCGCAACAGAACGCCATCATCGAACGATTCAACAAAACTTATCGCGAAGATGTGTTGGATGCCAACGTATTCAGCTCACTGGATAACGCCCGGCAAGTCACTCACAAGTGGGTCGATGATTACAACCATAAAAGGCCACACCAGGCGCTCAACTATCAAACACCCATGGCCTATGCTGCGTGA
- a CDS encoding transposase has protein sequence MKKSKFTEAQIIGILNEQIQQDQKVAEVCRKHGISEATFYNWRSKYAGMTVDELKRLKELEYENARLKKIVANQSLEIDAIKDLLSKKF, from the coding sequence ATGAAGAAGAGCAAATTTACCGAGGCCCAGATTATTGGCATCCTCAACGAACAAATCCAACAAGACCAGAAGGTGGCCGAAGTATGCCGCAAGCATGGTATTAGCGAGGCTACGTTCTACAATTGGCGCAGCAAGTACGCGGGCATGACCGTTGACGAACTTAAGCGACTTAAAGAACTTGAGTATGAAAATGCGAGGCTCAAGAAAATTGTGGCCAACCAGAGCCTGGAGATTGATGCCATAAAAGACCTGCTCTCAAAAAAGTTCTGA
- a CDS encoding DUF1493 family protein — protein sequence MNSKGYTREALEQAPNHISYRNWYNSILLVKRFVAAETGYHVNLNTELENELGLSGDLAWEFMERFGKVFDVNMEEFKLNFLKYFRPNSSYVSLLTLHLMFEIPVKAIQHLFKGNTQRFGEHLFDSKEYDLTIGDLVASVVKKKFCLREKLKRIR from the coding sequence ATGAATAGTAAAGGATACACCAGAGAAGCACTTGAGCAAGCGCCTAACCATATTTCATACAGAAACTGGTATAATAGCATACTACTGGTGAAGAGGTTTGTGGCGGCTGAAACTGGGTATCATGTAAATTTGAATACTGAATTAGAAAATGAATTGGGTCTTTCAGGCGATTTAGCTTGGGAATTTATGGAGCGGTTTGGTAAAGTCTTTGATGTAAATATGGAGGAATTCAAGTTGAATTTCCTAAAGTACTTCAGGCCGAATTCTTCTTACGTAAGTCTACTTACGCTTCACCTAATGTTTGAAATACCAGTGAAAGCAATCCAACATTTATTCAAAGGAAATACTCAGCGATTCGGTGAGCATCTCTTTGATTCCAAAGAATATGATTTGACTATCGGAGATCTTGTAGCTAGTGTGGTCAAAAAAAAATTTTGCTTACGAGAAAAATTAAAGCGTATTCGTTAA
- a CDS encoding PD40 domain-containing protein: protein MSNHANAYVSLSTGVIIQSVQRVDSYGGRDLYVSFWNGKVAGQPLNMGGVINTEMEESSPFLAADNRTLYFASRGHNGYGGYDIYVTKRLDDTWLNWSEPENLGPAVNSSLDDEFFSITHCGNYAVFSRQVSVHNVDLFRISMDKLFALPVKQQENRPGKSGNSAVAAL, encoded by the coding sequence ATGTCAAATCATGCGAATGCTTACGTTTCGCTGAGCACAGGCGTCATCATCCAATCAGTACAGCGTGTTGACTCTTACGGTGGCCGCGATCTATATGTTAGCTTCTGGAACGGAAAAGTAGCCGGACAGCCTCTCAATATGGGCGGGGTTATCAATACCGAAATGGAAGAATCTTCACCATTCCTTGCTGCTGATAACAGAACCCTTTACTTTGCTTCAAGAGGGCACAATGGATATGGTGGTTATGATATTTATGTAACCAAGCGTTTAGATGACACGTGGTTAAACTGGAGTGAACCTGAAAATTTGGGCCCCGCAGTGAATAGTTCACTCGATGACGAGTTTTTCAGTATTACACATTGCGGTAACTATGCAGTTTTTTCACGTCAGGTAAGTGTTCATAATGTTGATTTGTTCCGAATTTCAATGGATAAGTTATTTGCGTTGCCCGTTAAACAACAAGAGAATAGACCGGGAAAATCAGGGAATTCAGCCGTGGCTGCACTATAA
- a CDS encoding IS256 family transposase codes for MLTPEFLKQFKNSKDLNSFIDELFKKGMEQMLEGELDGHLGYAKHSPEGINSGNSRNGKTRKTIKTTRGELQIEVPRDRNSTFEPVLVPKRSRFVEGIEEIIISLYARGMSVRDIEIQIREIYGVNVSDATISNVTSRVHTLVTEWQSRPLSSVYFVVWMDGIVFKVRQNGKVINKTIYLAVGLNAQGFKEVLGMWLGESESASFWISVLTDLKSRGVEDILITSTDNLKGFTDAITSVFTQSVTQICVVHQIRNALRYVVWKDKKQFVADLKTVYGAPNKELAAQALEQLEVTWGKKYPHAIKSWKTNWDNLTHFFDYPIEIRTLIYTTNIIENLNGKIRKYTNNKLSFPDDQAVVKAVYLALREITKKWTLPVRNWPLIVNQFLTIFEGRCKI; via the coding sequence ATGCTCACCCCTGAGTTTCTCAAGCAATTTAAGAATTCGAAAGACCTCAACAGCTTTATCGATGAACTTTTCAAAAAGGGCATGGAGCAAATGCTGGAAGGTGAACTCGATGGCCATTTGGGCTATGCCAAACATTCACCAGAAGGGATTAACTCCGGGAACTCACGGAACGGAAAAACCCGTAAGACCATCAAGACCACGCGAGGTGAACTACAGATAGAAGTACCTCGGGATCGGAACAGCACGTTTGAGCCCGTCCTGGTTCCCAAGCGCAGCCGGTTCGTAGAAGGCATCGAAGAAATTATCATCTCCTTATATGCCCGGGGTATGAGCGTACGCGACATTGAAATACAAATCCGGGAAATCTATGGTGTGAATGTTTCGGATGCCACTATTTCCAACGTTACCTCGCGGGTACATACGTTGGTAACGGAGTGGCAAAGCAGGCCTCTTTCATCGGTGTACTTTGTGGTGTGGATGGATGGGATCGTATTCAAAGTCCGGCAGAATGGGAAGGTGATCAACAAAACCATTTACCTGGCCGTAGGCCTTAATGCTCAGGGGTTTAAGGAAGTATTGGGCATGTGGCTGGGTGAAAGCGAAAGTGCTTCATTCTGGATAAGTGTACTTACTGATTTAAAAAGCCGTGGCGTGGAAGATATTCTCATCACCAGCACCGATAATCTGAAGGGCTTCACCGATGCAATCACCAGCGTGTTTACCCAATCGGTAACCCAGATTTGTGTAGTTCATCAGATCAGAAATGCGCTTCGCTACGTTGTCTGGAAAGACAAGAAACAATTTGTAGCCGATTTGAAGACTGTTTACGGAGCACCAAACAAAGAGCTGGCTGCTCAAGCCTTAGAGCAGCTTGAAGTAACATGGGGCAAAAAATATCCGCATGCTATCAAGTCGTGGAAAACGAATTGGGATAACCTCACGCACTTCTTCGATTATCCGATCGAAATCCGAACGCTGATCTATACCACGAACATTATCGAAAATCTCAACGGAAAAATCCGCAAGTATACCAACAACAAACTTTCGTTCCCTGACGACCAGGCGGTGGTGAAAGCGGTGTACCTGGCTTTACGGGAGATCACCAAAAAATGGACCTTGCCCGTGAGAAACTGGCCACTAATCGTAAATCAATTTTTAACTATCTTCGAAGGCAGATGCAAAATATAA
- a CDS encoding response regulator transcription factor, giving the protein MIKVLITDDHKLIRDGIQAMLETIEDIEVIGSVHSGEFAVNAVRNNRPDVILMDILMSGMTGIETTRWIKDIDSTIKVLIVTMEISKDYVSAAIKAGVEGYLPKDVDKEVLIESIRAVYNGERYFNEAIMKLVFEEFYASEKLKSTDRRLPNELTAREYEVLGHVASGKTNREVAEALFISVKTVETHKTHILEKLGLRNTAELIKYAIKNHIISVDKL; this is encoded by the coding sequence ATGATTAAAGTATTGATTACAGATGATCACAAGTTAATCCGGGATGGCATTCAAGCAATGCTTGAGACTATAGAGGACATTGAAGTAATAGGCTCTGTGCATTCAGGTGAATTTGCGGTTAACGCAGTTCGTAATAATCGACCGGATGTGATTTTGATGGACATACTTATGAGTGGGATGACTGGTATAGAAACCACTCGCTGGATAAAGGACATTGACTCCACCATAAAAGTTCTTATTGTTACCATGGAAATTAGCAAGGATTATGTTTCAGCTGCTATCAAGGCGGGTGTTGAGGGATATCTTCCCAAAGATGTTGATAAGGAAGTATTGATAGAATCTATTCGTGCCGTGTACAACGGAGAGCGATACTTTAATGAGGCTATTATGAAACTTGTATTTGAAGAGTTTTATGCAAGCGAAAAATTGAAAAGCACAGATAGAAGACTACCCAATGAGCTAACCGCACGCGAATATGAAGTATTAGGACACGTAGCGAGTGGGAAAACTAATCGTGAGGTAGCTGAAGCCTTGTTTATTAGTGTAAAAACAGTGGAGACACATAAAACACATATTCTTGAGAAGCTTGGCCTCAGAAACACAGCTGAATTGATTAAGTATGCGATTAAAAATCATATTATTTCGGTGGACAAACTCTGA
- a CDS encoding PAS domain-containing sensor histidine kinase, protein MRNEDIDIPSILKLTGDLFIVTDSEGKILFHSTQHSEVAILARRPIAPGILLNEIVRTDREGMVQEIINEVIKARVPYRTEVEYAGPNNCPFYLSITYAPVFDRHNNLPMIYIIIRDITPQKIFERKLVSQAKNINRLIEKSNAIIIGLDTRGYVTEWNEHTAQVTGYSKNEVFAQRFADTILPETERHSFRELLDRILSKGQVSNQEITLITKNGGRIIVLISGTARYSSSDSVVGFALVGQDVTELMEYRKLLEVRVEERTRELLQALRKEREVVEMKNRFVSIASHEFRTPLAAIQADLELVKKLAKEHSVSALQLKANEIEKNVRHMMLLLDDVLTYGKGEAGKIQPVMSSITIRELLQAVKEDLEKCDERTHRIETNFINITECMISDAKLLRSIFTNLLSNAIKFSPGKECVLFDAECVGGYLVVSVSDFGIGIPRNELAKIFDPFLRGSRALAIEGTGLGLSIVKKAVELLNGSITVKSQPGEGTKFTVSIPLNI, encoded by the coding sequence ATGCGAAATGAGGATATCGATATACCCTCTATTCTAAAGCTTACAGGTGATTTATTTATAGTCACTGATTCAGAGGGAAAAATTCTTTTTCATAGCACCCAACACAGTGAAGTGGCAATATTAGCAAGACGGCCTATAGCCCCTGGAATTCTATTGAATGAAATCGTTCGGACTGATCGTGAGGGGATGGTACAGGAGATAATAAACGAAGTTATTAAGGCTCGTGTCCCGTATCGAACTGAAGTTGAATATGCCGGACCTAATAACTGTCCGTTTTACCTCTCCATAACCTATGCACCTGTGTTTGACCGGCACAATAACTTACCGATGATTTATATTATCATACGAGACATTACGCCACAAAAGATTTTTGAACGGAAACTGGTTAGTCAGGCAAAGAACATAAATAGGCTAATTGAGAAATCCAACGCAATTATTATTGGGCTTGATACACGAGGTTATGTAACAGAATGGAATGAGCATACAGCACAGGTTACCGGTTATTCAAAAAATGAAGTGTTTGCTCAACGTTTTGCGGATACTATATTACCTGAAACTGAGCGTCATTCATTTAGGGAATTGCTTGATCGAATATTATCAAAAGGTCAGGTGAGCAACCAAGAAATTACCCTGATTACTAAAAATGGAGGGAGAATCATTGTCCTAATAAGTGGTACAGCGCGTTATTCTTCAAGTGATTCGGTTGTTGGATTTGCCCTTGTTGGTCAGGATGTTACTGAACTTATGGAATACCGGAAATTATTGGAGGTACGGGTGGAAGAGCGAACCAGGGAACTTTTACAGGCGCTAAGGAAAGAGCGAGAGGTAGTTGAAATGAAAAACCGGTTTGTTTCCATAGCTTCGCATGAATTCCGAACACCCCTGGCGGCCATTCAAGCTGACCTAGAATTAGTAAAAAAGCTGGCAAAAGAGCATAGTGTTTCTGCCCTTCAATTAAAGGCAAATGAAATTGAGAAAAATGTGCGTCACATGATGTTACTACTTGATGATGTGCTTACATATGGTAAAGGCGAAGCAGGTAAAATTCAGCCCGTTATGTCCTCTATCACAATTCGTGAATTACTTCAGGCGGTTAAGGAAGATCTTGAAAAATGCGATGAGAGGACTCACAGGATTGAAACGAATTTTATAAACATTACCGAATGCATGATAAGTGATGCAAAATTGCTTCGAAGCATTTTTACAAATCTACTTTCAAATGCAATAAAATTCTCTCCAGGCAAAGAATGTGTCTTATTTGATGCTGAATGTGTAGGTGGATACTTGGTTGTTTCTGTAAGCGATTTTGGAATAGGCATTCCACGTAATGAACTTGCGAAAATTTTTGATCCGTTTCTTCGGGGGTCTAGAGCCTTGGCTATAGAAGGAACCGGTTTAGGCCTTTCCATTGTAAAAAAAGCAGTTGAACTTCTGAATGGCTCAATAACTGTTAAAAGTCAGCCTGGTGAGGGAACTAAATTCACTGTAAGCATACCATTAAATATATAA
- a CDS encoding hybrid sensor histidine kinase/response regulator, with amino-acid sequence MKELKILMLEDLEDDAMLIERQLRKDGLMFIRKRVETRQAFVEALNDYLPDVILSDHALPQFNSIEALKLLKHQHVAIPFILVTGAVSEEFAVSCLKLGADDYVLKSNLSRLSTAIASSLRHYEMERNRKSAEKNLRKQNEELIKVYRELDNFVYSVSHNLRAPLLSVLGLIQLAERDDNHKRFQHYWDMMTKSIHKLDETVKEIIDYSKNSRTEMVFTEVKLDTLIISLLQNLRYLVGYDKIDFQLHTKQSVPFYSDTGRLSIILTNLFSNAIKYRNPFVDSYVSIQVSVVSLEAVFLIRDNGIGISEELQPRIFEMFFRATERSEGAGLGLYIVKEAVAKLKGSINVESKAGEYTLFTVIIPNKQPS; translated from the coding sequence ATGAAAGAACTTAAAATTCTTATGCTTGAGGATCTGGAGGATGATGCAATGCTTATTGAACGGCAACTCAGAAAGGATGGCCTTATGTTTATCCGAAAAAGGGTAGAAACACGGCAAGCTTTCGTTGAGGCACTTAATGATTACCTTCCTGATGTTATTCTTTCTGACCATGCCCTGCCCCAATTCAATTCAATTGAAGCTCTTAAGCTGCTTAAGCATCAACATGTAGCCATACCTTTTATCCTTGTTACCGGTGCGGTTTCGGAAGAATTTGCCGTAAGCTGCCTAAAACTTGGTGCCGATGATTACGTTCTTAAATCGAATCTTTCAAGACTTTCAACAGCAATCGCAAGTTCACTGAGACATTATGAAATGGAGCGCAACAGAAAGAGTGCCGAAAAAAATCTTCGAAAACAAAATGAAGAGCTGATAAAAGTTTATCGTGAACTTGACAATTTTGTTTATAGCGTTTCGCATAACTTAAGAGCGCCCCTGCTATCAGTTCTAGGTCTTATCCAACTTGCCGAGCGTGATGATAACCATAAGCGTTTTCAACATTATTGGGATATGATGACTAAGAGCATACACAAGTTAGATGAAACAGTTAAAGAGATCATCGACTATTCTAAAAACTCCAGAACGGAAATGGTATTCACAGAAGTCAAGCTTGATACCCTTATAATAAGTCTGCTTCAGAATTTAAGATACCTTGTTGGGTACGATAAGATTGATTTCCAGTTACATACCAAACAGTCTGTACCTTTTTATTCTGATACCGGCCGTCTATCAATAATACTCACCAACTTGTTCTCAAATGCTATCAAATATCGCAATCCGTTTGTCGACAGCTATGTATCAATACAGGTCTCAGTGGTATCCCTTGAAGCAGTTTTTTTGATCCGCGACAATGGCATTGGCATATCAGAAGAACTTCAGCCACGCATTTTTGAAATGTTTTTCCGAGCTACAGAACGGAGTGAAGGAGCGGGTTTGGGACTCTATATTGTAAAAGAAGCTGTTGCTAAGCTGAAGGGCAGTATTAATGTTGAGTCGAAGGCGGGTGAATATACTTTGTTTACCGTAATAATTCCAAATAAGCAGCCTAGTTAG
- a CDS encoding response regulator gives MDPNVVEILLIEDSAEDAELTIRTLRQHNLANNLLHLKDGQEALNFLFDTRSVPFPKLILLDLKMPKIDGIEVLRKIKSDLGKCVIPVVVLTSSKEERDIIDSYKLGVNAYIVKPVDFDKFVEAVTKLGMFWLVLNQPPKK, from the coding sequence ATGGATCCTAATGTTGTAGAAATATTGCTTATTGAAGATAGCGCTGAGGATGCAGAGTTAACCATTCGTACACTTCGTCAACATAACTTGGCCAACAATCTTCTTCACTTAAAAGATGGTCAAGAAGCTTTGAACTTTCTGTTTGATACACGGTCAGTCCCGTTTCCAAAACTTATTCTTTTGGATCTTAAAATGCCTAAAATTGATGGTATTGAAGTCCTCAGGAAAATAAAATCTGATTTGGGTAAATGTGTGATTCCCGTGGTTGTTCTCACTTCATCCAAAGAAGAACGTGATATCATTGACTCATATAAGTTAGGAGTAAATGCATACATCGTAAAGCCAGTTGATTTTGATAAGTTTGTAGAAGCCGTTACAAAATTAGGAATGTTTTGGCTGGTCTTAAATCAACCACCCAAAAAGTAA